In the genome of Triticum urartu cultivar G1812 chromosome 5, Tu2.1, whole genome shotgun sequence, one region contains:
- the LOC125511649 gene encoding protein IN CHLOROPLAST ATPASE BIOGENESIS, chloroplastic, with protein MRPAAAAAASVLQAPRRALGGVSFVAARCASSSSSVAAAAAAAATAYDHVSFVKEVAVTDPPEHLNSLLNVLHARGEKIVSPGAKRGLIPLVVPLSESPQGNLTSLLRWPTAPSGMEMPVVEVRSHGLWLLAKNVNQYIHRILVEADSRAESGDDLWSAVREDLWSAVGEAGPNIYKRGDFKESQMADLDVYLLKKVGLFPDILERKASRHLEKGDNVSALITSEFYTRDQFPGFGRPFVFNSEVQKRIGRTSEAKESARVALKSPWWTLGCRYEEAAELAGWEDEQIEFIREKVSEEGKQDDLKKGKAPEQVVLDEAAFLMDLATVDGNWDEVVDRIADCYREAGIHDIAQFIAYRE; from the exons ATGAGGCCCGCGGCGGCCGCGGCCGCATCCGTGCTGCAGGCGCCACGCCGCGCGCTCGGAGGGGTGTCGTTCGTCGCCGCCCGctgcgcctcctcctcctcctctgtcgccgccgccgccgccgccgccgccactgcgTACG ATCATGTGTCGTTTGTCAAGGAAGTCGCCGTGACCGATCCCCCAGAGCATCTGAACTCTTTACTGAATGTGCTTCATGCACGAG GTGAGAAGATAGTTTCTCCTGGAGCTAAAAGAGGGCTGATTCCACTTGTTGTTCCCCTGtcggaaagcccacaag GTAACTTGACATCACTGCTGAGATGGCCGACTGCTCCAAGTGG GATGGAAATGCCTGTAGTGGAAGTGCGTAGCCATGGGCTATGGCTTTTGGCTAAAAAC GTCAATCAATATATTCATAGAATACTTGTCGAGGCTGACAGCAGAGCTGAGAGTGGTGATGATTTATGGTCTGCTGTTCGAGAAGATTTATGGTCTGCTGTAGGGGAAGCTGGTCCAAACATTTACAAAAGAGGTGATTTCAAAGAATCGCAGATGGCAGATCTTGATGTCTATTTGTTGAAGAAG GTTGGACTCTTTCCAGACATTCTAGAAAGGAAAGCATCACGCCACCTGGAAAAAGGAGATAAT GTCTCCGCTCTTATTACTTCAGAATTCTATACAAGAGATCAATTTCCTGGATTTGGAAGACCCTTTGTGTTCAACTCAGAAGTTCAAAAAAG AATTGGGCGTACATCTGAAGCCAAAGAATCAGCTCGAGTGGCTTTGAAGTCACCATGGTGGACACTAGGCTGTAGATACGAA GAGGCAGCTGAACTAGCTGGGTGGGAGGATGAGCAGATCGAGTTCATAAGAGAAAAGGTATCCGAAGAGGGCAAACAAGATGATCTGAAGAAAGGAAAAGCTCCAGAGCAG GTGGTCCTTGACGAGGCGGCGTTTCTGATGGATCTGGCCACGGTCGACGGCAACTGGGACGAAGTCGTGGATCGGATCGCCGACTGCTACAGAGAGGCTGGGATCCACGACATTGCACAGTTCATCGCTTATAGGGAATAG
- the LOC125507647 gene encoding protein WEAK CHLOROPLAST MOVEMENT UNDER BLUE LIGHT 1-like has product VPGGEAPRLARAIVSPPHYSPSSPRLPPTPTKPEPIPLSPPRRAAPLPAGDSSIGTIKPTAQEPGSVGAVRRCFFHVLRLCCGMEEPSSSMEGPSSGPAPASISRVSSEDADFFDTHHQEDDDGDGEGGPGAYTASDIADRFVRVIDSAAPVDPVRGAVSKFGGILDWRERRQQAEEELVVVHAEAAEYQRRTREADAGRAEAQQDLMGATGEIDDLWLTVKRAQIAEAQARKDSELAKLRLRKLEKGARERAAAKAELDSVRGRHAAALADLRAARAEMDALRKERDAVAEEASAAAARVKDTAGEAVQAAEALREAAAEFDVLRAELESARAAHDAAEEKRMRLALAWREHKVRWQNQLEEAEMEVRRLRDELAAAGDLESQLAAASEHLATLRAELFARAVQGASEEEDKQTPGMVGKAKKELEEAMESVGKAKDETKILHIAAASLRADLEKEKAELAALRQKQSTSSSASIPSLEEELSRVTTELAAAQARARDRDERRSTTPEQLDDARREAERAKASARATQEEVAAAREDARVARAAVQATEARLEAVLREVLAAKASAETAAASADALLQQQDASQSAQTQVPEDCVALTTEEYEELSRRARGTEEAAGERVAEALRQVKEAKDAEARSQQKVAKLGRDTELRRQTLRAATEECEQAESAKLAAERQLQAELRRRAGSETASPRAGLAEISTFERGDGRGGNPHILSPRAGYMPRADMAAMAAADEAGQKKPFFPRMVMFLAKKRAQTWNGK; this is encoded by the exons GTGCCAGGAGGAGAGGCTCCGCGGCTCGCGCGCGCCATCGTCTCCCCGCCACACTATTCTCCTTCCTCCCCCCGCCTCCCACCCACACCGACCAAACCAGAGCCTATCCCTCTCTCCCCTCCTCGACGTGCCGCTCCCCTCCCCGCCGGCGACAGCTCAATAGGAACGATCAAGCCAACAGCCCAG GAACCTGGGAGCGTGGGTGCGGTCAGGAGGTGCTTCTTCCACGTCCTACGCCTATGCTGCGGGATGGAGGAGCCTAGCTCTAGCATGGAAGGGCCCAGCAGCGGCCCGGCGCCGGCGTCCATCTCCCGCGTCAGCTCCGAGGACGCCGACTTCTTCGACACCCACCACCAAGaagacgacgacggcgacggcgagggcggccCGGGGGCCTACACGGCCTCCGACATCGCCGACCGCTTCGTCCGCGTCATCGACTCCGCCGCGCCCGTCGACCCCGTCCGCGGCGCCGTCTCCAAGTTCGGCGGCATCCTCGACTGGAGAGAG CGGCGGCAGcaggccgaggaggagctcgtCGTGGTGCACGCGGAGGCCGCGGAGTACCAGCGCCGCACGCGGGAGGCGGACGCCGGCCGGGCGGAGGCGCAGCAGGACCTCATGGGCGCCACCGGCGAGATCGACGACCTCTGGCTCACCGTCAAGCGCGCGCAGATCGCCGAGGCGCAGGCGCGCAAGGACTCGGAGCTCGCCAAGCTCCGCCTGCGCAAGCTGGAGAAGGGCGCCCGGGAGCGCGCCGCCGCCAAGGCCGAGCTCGACTCCGTCCGGGGCCGCCACGCCGCCGCGCTCGCCGACCTGCGCGCGGCCAGGGCCGAGATGGACGCGCTCAGGAAGGAGCGGGACGCCGTCGCGGAGGAGGCCAGCGCCGCGGCGGCAAGGGTAAAGGACACTGCTGGCGAGGCGGTGCAGGCCGCCGAGGCCCTCAGGGAGGCCGCCGCGGAGTTCGATGTGCTCAGGGCCGAGCTGGAGTCCGCGCGCGCCGCCCACGACGCGGCGGAGGAGAAGAGGATGAGGCTGGCGTTGGCGTGGCGGGAGCACAAGGTGCGGTGGCAGAACCAGCTAGAGGAAGCTGAGATGGAGGTGCGGAGGCTGAGGGATGAGCTGGCCGCGGCCGGCGACCTCGAGTCCCAGCTGGCCGCGGCTTCCGAGCATCTCGCGACCCTCAGAGCCGAGCTGTTCGCGCGCGCGGTCCAAGGGGCCAGCGAGGAGGAGGATAAACAGACGCCGGGGATGGTGGGCAAGGCGAAGAAGGAGCTCGAGGAGGCGATGGAGAGCGTCGGGAAGGCCAAGGACGAGACCAAGATCCTGCACATCGCCGCCGCGTCGCTGCGCGCAGACCTGGAGAAGGAGAAGGCGGAGCTCGCCGCGCTACGGCAGAAGCAGAGCACGTCGTCGTCCGCGTCCATCCCGTCGCTGGAGGAGGAGCTGAGCCGGGTGACCACCGAGCTCGCCGCGGCGCAGGCAAGAGCGAGGGACAGGGACGAAAGGAGGAGCACGACGCCCGAACAGCTTGACGATGCACGGCGAGAGGCGGAGCGAGCCAAGGCTAGCGCACGGGCGACGCAGGAGGAAGTCGCCGCGGCCAGGGAAGACGCGCGCGTGGCGAGGGCCGCGGTCCAGGCCACGGaggcgcggctggaggccgtgCTGCGGGAGGTACTCGCCGCGAAGGCGTCGGCGGAGACCGCCGCGGCGTCGGCGGACGCGCTGCTGCAGCAGCAGGACGCCAGCCAGAGCGCGCAGACCCAAGTCCCCGAAGACTGCGTGGCGTTGACCACGGAGGAGTACGAGGAGCTGAGCCGGAGGGCGCGGGGGACggaggaggcggccggcgagCGGGTGGCGGAGGCGCTGAGGCAGGTGAAGGAGGCCAAGGACGCGGAGGCGCGGAGCCAGCAGAAGGTGGCGAAGCTGGGGAGGGACACGGAGCTGAGGAGGCAGACGCTGCGGGCGGCGACGGAGGAGTGCGAGCAGGCCGAGTCGGCGAAGCTGGCGGCGGAGCGGCAGCTGCAGGCGGAGCTGCGGCGGCGCGCGGGCAGCGAGACGGCGTCGCCCCGCGCGGGGCTGGCGGAGATCTCGACGTTCGAGcgcggcgacgggcgcggcgggAACCCGCACATCCTGAGCCCGAGGGCCGGGTACATGCCGAGGGCGGACatggcggcgatggcggcggcggacGAGGCGGGGCAGAAGAAGCCCTTCTTCCCGCGCATGGTCATGTTCTTGGCCAAGAAGAGAGCGCAGACATGGAACGGCAAGTGA
- the LOC125508743 gene encoding uncharacterized protein LOC125508743 has product MASPPPWSESDDLLGLFAAVLHEVCCSSWHSVASQPSSSPWSELPDELLGLVMAGLPNLADRARFQAVCRRWRSSAPSPPPQLPWIQAVILSWQSVFSPPPPRRPWNWIHAVCRRSPQRRTPWIALPGGFYNKHGRARTRPGGCRRNRSADDDQECIAFRRRNSNPSFPDNLRCIGSTDSWLALDYTDDQRKIHTYFLHNPFSTEVVSLPELDAIVGNSSKLFQIRKVLIWSPPDDQLVVIMTNNWNYPIILIRPGKGVWLPRPQTTPFVDIIDIVLVGNRLYGISMAEDLFSFNISFSANGIPMVTNIKHHIRSGDADPNVESDVDEAQDHNEHKKGRHQRNLYDLRTGDNMIIHGILCDELPYAPNDNLATFWYLLESCGKLIMVKRQLQWPKCCYSKFTRKLEVFEADLSERAWLPVSARLGDQALFISKRFSKSVSASGGIEEDAIYFIDTGEVFNIKSQTQCLPVERNIDSCWSTWIFPPS; this is encoded by the exons TCGCCGCCGTGCTCCATGAGGTTTGCTGTTCCAGCTGGCACTCCGTTGCTTCCCAGCCATCTTCCTCGCCGTGGTCGGAGCTCCCAGATGAGCTCCTAGGTCTCGTGATGGCCGGCCTCCCTAACCTGGCAGATCGCGCCCGCTTCCAAGCGGTGTGCCGTCGCTGGCGCTCATCGgctccctctccgccgccgcaGCTGCCGTGGATACAAGCGGTAATTCTTTCCTGGCAATCAGTTTTCTCCCCGCCTCCGCCGCGGCGTCCATGGAATTGGATCCACGCGGTGTGCCGCCGTTCGCCGCAGCGGCGGACACCTTGGATTGCGCTACCTGGCGGCTTCTACAATAAGCACGGGCGCGCCCGCACTCGCCCTGGAGGGTGCAGACGAAACCG GTCTGCCGATGACGATCAGGAGTGCATCGCATTCAGACGCCGGAATAGCAACCCCTCCTTCCCCGACAACTTGCGGTGCATTGGCTCCACGGATAGCTGGCTCGCCCTCGACTACACTGACGATCAGAGAAAAATTCATACCTACTTCTTGCACAATCCTTTCTCTACAGAAGTTGTGTCACTGCCAGAGCTGGATGCCATCGTTGGTAATAGTTCCAAgttatttcagatccggaaggtGCTCATTTGGTCGCCCCCTGATGACCAGCTCGTCGTTATCATGACCAACAACTGGAATTATCCAATCATCTTAATCCGGCCGGGGAAGGGTGTGTGGCTACCAAGGCCACAAACAACCCCCTTCGTTGACATCATTGACATCGTGCTCGTTGGAAACAGACTCTACGGGATCTCCATGGCGGAGGACCTCTTCTCCTTCAATATAAGCTTTAGTGCCAATGGTATACCCATGGTTACCAATATCAAGCACCACATCAGATCAGGTGATGCCGATCCCAATGTTGAGAGCGACGTAGATGAGGCCCAAGACCATAATGAGCACAAAAAGGGGCGGCACCAGCGCAACTTGTATGACTTAAGGACTGGAGACAACATGATCATTCATGGCATCCTCTGTGACGAGTTGCCTTACGCACCCAACGATAACCTCGCCACATTTTGGTACTTGCTTGAGTCGTGTGGAAAGCTAATCATGGTGAAGCGGCAATTGCAATGGCCTAAATGTTGTTATAGCAAATTTACTCGTAAGCTGGAGGTTTTCGAGGCAGATTTAAGTGAACGCGCCTGGTTGCCGGTGTCAGCTAGGCTAGGTGACCAGGCACTTTTCATCAGTAAACGCTTCAGCAAGTCTGTTTCTGCATCTGGAGGGATAGAGGAGGATGCTATTTATTTTATCGATACCGGTGAGGTGTTCAACATAAAATCCCAAACTCAATGCCTCCCGGTAGAAAGAAACATCGATTCCTGCTGGTCAACATGGATCTTCCCCCCAAGTTAG